The Streptomyces pactum genome contains a region encoding:
- a CDS encoding DUF3515 family protein: MRIGNPLPVGLRGKPTLRMWIWLVVAVVAVTGGLLYVDGHRVSAAPHADDPKCDKVVSRLPDDIPGASRDWALGDGVASWGGQKAVFRCGADELPPNINLCVTADGVDWVLNEERLGRDGVSVLRTYGRSPAVELTYTGPREEVGGILAALDPAVKWIPQERKCVGLEDADVV, from the coding sequence ATGCGGATCGGTAACCCCCTGCCCGTCGGTCTGCGCGGAAAGCCCACCCTGCGGATGTGGATCTGGCTGGTCGTGGCGGTCGTCGCCGTGACCGGCGGCCTCCTCTACGTCGACGGCCACCGCGTCTCGGCCGCCCCGCACGCCGACGACCCCAAGTGCGACAAGGTGGTCTCCCGCCTTCCGGACGACATACCCGGCGCGTCGCGCGACTGGGCCCTCGGCGACGGCGTCGCCTCCTGGGGCGGCCAGAAGGCGGTGTTCCGCTGCGGCGCCGACGAACTGCCGCCGAACATCAACCTCTGCGTCACGGCCGACGGCGTCGACTGGGTGCTGAACGAGGAGCGGCTGGGGCGCGACGGCGTGAGCGTCCTGCGGACGTACGGCCGCTCACCGGCCGTGGAACTGACGTACACCGGTCCGCGCGAGGAAGTGGGCGGCATCCTCGCCGCGCTGGACCCCGCCGTGAAGTGGATCCCGCAGGAGAGGAAGTGCGTCGGCCTCGAGGACGCCGACGTCGTGTAG
- a CDS encoding ABC transporter permease: MTAVASAGVRSGGARQLAGTGTLLRFALRRDRVMIPVWVAVNALMVLSMPGTIEGLYGTAAERADLVRQMETNSSLRAMVGPVFDDSLGALTAWRVGVYAAALAAVMSLLIVVRHTRDEEESGRQEVVASGMVGRRAALTAALLTAAVANGVLALLVVAGLAGQGAAGALALGLGVAGVGMLFATMAAIVAQLTESARLARGLTAAVLGAAFVLRAAGDSATADGSSVLTWLSPLGWLENLRAFAAERWWVLLLIAGAVVVQGVVAYELAGRRDLGMSFLPTRPGPAAGRLRTAGALAWRLQRGGVLGWSIGFLLAGVVYGSMTEGAADLVGDNEQARGIIERMGGQAGLTDAFVSAMVGMLGLIAALYVVASVLRLNGEETSGRAEPVLAGAVGRLRWAAGHLVIAFGGAALIMLLAGLGFALGYGQDAGAILGACLVQVPAVWVIGGAAVLLHGVLPRGAVAAWGVAGAVLLLGWVGPALDVPQSVLDVSPFGHLPKLPGGEMSWSPVLVLTSIAVVLVVAGLVGLRRRDVT; this comes from the coding sequence ATGACCGCGGTGGCCTCTGCCGGAGTGCGGTCCGGCGGCGCGCGCCAACTCGCCGGTACCGGCACGCTGCTGCGCTTCGCCCTGCGCCGCGACCGGGTGATGATCCCGGTCTGGGTGGCGGTGAACGCGCTGATGGTCCTCTCCATGCCCGGCACCATCGAGGGCCTGTACGGCACCGCCGCCGAACGCGCCGACCTGGTGCGGCAGATGGAGACCAACTCCTCACTGCGCGCGATGGTGGGCCCCGTCTTCGACGACAGCCTCGGCGCGCTCACGGCCTGGCGCGTCGGTGTCTACGCGGCCGCGCTCGCCGCCGTGATGAGCCTGCTCATCGTCGTACGGCACACCCGCGACGAGGAGGAGAGCGGCCGGCAGGAAGTGGTCGCCTCCGGGATGGTCGGCCGCCGGGCCGCACTGACCGCGGCGCTGCTCACGGCGGCGGTCGCCAACGGCGTCCTGGCGCTGCTGGTCGTCGCCGGACTGGCCGGGCAGGGCGCGGCCGGCGCGCTGGCCCTCGGGCTCGGAGTCGCGGGCGTCGGCATGCTGTTCGCCACGATGGCCGCGATCGTCGCCCAGTTGACGGAGAGCGCGCGCCTGGCCCGGGGGCTGACGGCGGCGGTGCTGGGCGCGGCGTTCGTGCTGCGCGCGGCGGGCGACTCGGCGACGGCCGACGGTTCGTCGGTACTGACCTGGCTGTCGCCGCTGGGCTGGCTGGAGAACCTGCGGGCCTTCGCCGCCGAACGGTGGTGGGTGCTGCTGCTGATCGCCGGCGCGGTGGTGGTGCAGGGCGTGGTGGCCTACGAGCTGGCCGGCCGCCGGGACCTCGGCATGAGCTTCCTGCCGACCCGGCCCGGGCCGGCCGCCGGGCGCCTGCGCACGGCCGGTGCGCTGGCCTGGCGGCTGCAGCGGGGCGGCGTGCTCGGCTGGAGCATCGGCTTCCTCCTCGCCGGGGTCGTCTACGGCTCGATGACCGAGGGCGCGGCCGACCTGGTCGGGGACAACGAGCAGGCCCGCGGGATCATCGAGCGGATGGGCGGGCAGGCCGGGCTGACCGACGCCTTCGTGTCGGCGATGGTCGGGATGCTCGGACTGATCGCCGCGCTGTATGTCGTCGCGTCGGTACTGCGGCTGAACGGCGAGGAGACGTCCGGACGGGCGGAGCCGGTGCTCGCCGGCGCGGTGGGACGGCTGCGGTGGGCCGCCGGGCACCTGGTGATCGCCTTCGGCGGCGCGGCGCTCATCATGCTGCTCGCCGGGCTGGGTTTCGCGCTCGGGTACGGCCAGGACGCCGGGGCGATCCTGGGCGCGTGTCTGGTGCAGGTGCCGGCGGTGTGGGTGATCGGCGGGGCGGCGGTGCTGCTGCACGGGGTGCTGCCCAGGGGTGCGGTGGCCGCGTGGGGAGTCGCCGGCGCCGTGCTGCTGCTCGGGTGGGTCGGGCCGGCGCTGGATGTGCCGCAGAGCGTGCTGGACGTGTCGCCGTTCGGGCATCTGCCGAAGTTGCCGGGCGGGGAGATGAGCTGGTCGCCGGTGCTGGTGCTCACGTCGATCGCGGTGGTGCTGGTGGTGGCGGGGCTGGTGGGCTTGCGGCGACGGGATGTGACGTAG
- a CDS encoding ABC transporter ATP-binding protein — MTKAISVSGLHKSFGRTHALDGLDLNVEAGEVHGFLGPNGAGKSTTIRVLLGLLRADSGAAQVLGRDPWADAVEAHRRIAYVPGDVTLWRNLSGGEVIDLYGRLRGGLDTRRRAELVERFELDPTKKGRTYSKGNRQKVALVAAFASDVDLLILDEPTSGLDPLMEEVFQRCVAEERERGRTILLSSHILSEVEELCDRVSIIRKGRTVESGSLAELRHLTRTSVSAELAGPPDGLAHLPGVHGLDVQGNRVRLQVDTDRLDAVLRCLSESGVRSLTSTPPTLEELFMRHYQAETAETAETAEAAEEVASR; from the coding sequence ATGACGAAGGCAATCAGCGTCTCCGGGCTCCACAAGTCGTTCGGCCGGACGCACGCGCTGGACGGCCTCGACCTGAACGTCGAGGCCGGCGAGGTCCACGGCTTCCTGGGCCCCAACGGCGCCGGCAAGTCCACCACCATCCGCGTCCTGCTCGGCCTGCTGCGCGCCGACTCCGGCGCCGCCCAGGTACTCGGCCGTGATCCGTGGGCGGATGCGGTGGAGGCGCACCGCCGGATCGCCTACGTCCCCGGCGACGTGACGCTGTGGCGCAACCTCTCCGGCGGCGAGGTCATCGACCTGTACGGCCGGCTGCGCGGCGGGCTGGACACGCGGCGGCGCGCGGAACTGGTCGAGCGCTTCGAACTGGACCCGACCAAGAAGGGCCGTACGTACTCCAAGGGCAACCGGCAGAAGGTGGCCCTGGTGGCCGCCTTCGCCTCGGACGTCGACCTGCTGATCCTGGACGAGCCGACCTCCGGACTGGACCCGCTGATGGAGGAGGTCTTCCAGAGGTGCGTGGCCGAGGAGCGCGAGCGCGGCCGGACGATCCTGCTCTCCTCCCACATCCTCAGCGAGGTGGAGGAGCTGTGCGACCGGGTCAGCATCATCCGCAAGGGACGGACCGTCGAGAGCGGTTCGCTCGCCGAGCTGCGCCACCTGACGCGGACCAGCGTGAGCGCCGAACTCGCGGGGCCTCCGGACGGGCTGGCCCATCTGCCCGGCGTGCACGGCCTCGACGTCCAGGGCAACCGGGTCCGGCTCCAGGTCGACACCGACAGGCTGGACGCCGTACTCCGCTGCCTGAGCGAGTCGGGCGTGCGGTCGCTGACGTCGACGCCGCCGACGCTGGAGGAACTGTTCATGCGGCACTACCAGGCCGAGACCGCCGAGACCGCCGAGACCGCGGAGGCCGCCGAGGAGGTGGCGTCGCGATGA
- a CDS encoding DUF5753 domain-containing protein: MTAREAAELLEADAVQVSQIESGTVGVSAKRVRRLADNYTCTDLALVDSLVAMATDRTRGWWEEYRGVLPPAFLDTAEAEYHATYLREVVIMHVPGLLQTADYARAVFSYMRPELPESEVAARVEHRMNRRVIIERDTPTPYETVIHEFALRVHVADRQVSRVQLHEILDAIERDQVTVRVIPVDCEGFAGAGASMVYLGGPVPQLDTGLRDSPTGAAFCDAEEQLENLRTLFRTVKSASLDPVASRGLIHRLAKEL; encoded by the coding sequence ATGACGGCCAGGGAGGCCGCAGAGCTCCTGGAGGCCGACGCGGTTCAGGTGAGCCAGATCGAGTCCGGCACCGTCGGAGTGAGCGCCAAGCGCGTGCGCCGCCTCGCGGACAACTACACGTGCACGGACTTGGCGTTGGTCGACTCACTGGTTGCGATGGCGACCGACCGCACGCGGGGTTGGTGGGAGGAGTATCGGGGCGTCCTGCCGCCGGCATTCCTCGACACGGCCGAAGCCGAGTACCACGCGACGTACCTGCGCGAGGTGGTGATCATGCATGTGCCGGGTCTGTTGCAAACCGCCGACTATGCACGTGCGGTCTTCAGCTACATGCGGCCCGAACTGCCCGAGAGTGAGGTGGCGGCGCGTGTGGAGCACCGGATGAACCGACGCGTGATCATCGAACGCGACACTCCGACGCCGTACGAAACGGTTATCCACGAGTTCGCCCTGCGAGTCCACGTGGCTGACCGCCAGGTGTCGCGTGTTCAACTGCACGAGATTCTGGATGCGATTGAGCGTGACCAGGTCACGGTGCGCGTCATCCCCGTCGACTGCGAGGGATTCGCGGGTGCCGGGGCGTCGATGGTGTACCTGGGCGGTCCAGTGCCTCAACTCGATACCGGTCTGCGTGATTCGCCCACTGGTGCTGCCTTCTGCGATGCGGAGGAGCAGTTGGAAAACCTCCGCACGCTGTTTCGTACGGTGAAGAGCGCGTCGCTGGACCCCGTGGCGTCGCGCGGCCTTATCCACCGGCTGGCGAAGGAGCTGTAA
- a CDS encoding adenylosuccinate synthase has translation MPALVLLGAQWGDEGKGKATDLLGGSVDYVVRYQGGNNAGHTVVVGDQKYALHLLPSGILSPGCTPVIGNGVVVDPSVLFSELSGLNERGVDTSKLLISGNAHIITPYNVTVDKVTERFLGKRKIGTTGRGIGPTYADKINRVGIRVQDLYDESILTQKVEAALDAKNQMLTKLYNRRAIAVGQVVEELLGYADKLAPYVADTVLVLNQALDDDKVVLFEGGQGTLLDIDHGTYPFVTSSNPTAGGACTGAGVGPTKISRVIGILKAYTTRVGAGPFPTELFDEDGEALRRIGGERGVTTGRDRRCGWFDAVIARYATRVNGLTDFFLTKLDVLTGWEQIPVCVAYEIDGKRVEELPYSQSDFHHAKPVYEMLPGWSEDISKAKSFSELPKNAQAYVKALEEMSGAPISAIGVGPGRDETIEINSFL, from the coding sequence GTGCCCGCACTTGTGCTGCTCGGTGCTCAGTGGGGTGACGAAGGCAAGGGAAAGGCGACGGACCTGCTCGGTGGTTCCGTCGACTATGTGGTGCGCTACCAGGGCGGCAACAACGCCGGCCACACGGTAGTCGTGGGCGACCAGAAGTACGCCCTCCACCTGCTCCCTTCCGGAATCCTGTCTCCCGGCTGTACGCCGGTCATCGGTAACGGTGTCGTTGTCGACCCGTCGGTCCTGTTCTCCGAGCTGAGCGGGCTGAACGAGCGCGGCGTCGACACGTCCAAGCTCCTGATCAGCGGAAACGCGCACATCATCACGCCGTACAACGTGACCGTCGACAAGGTGACGGAACGCTTCCTCGGCAAGCGCAAGATCGGCACCACCGGCCGCGGCATCGGCCCGACCTACGCCGACAAGATCAACCGTGTGGGCATCCGCGTCCAGGACCTCTACGACGAGTCGATCCTCACCCAGAAGGTCGAGGCGGCGCTCGACGCCAAGAACCAGATGCTCACCAAGCTCTACAACCGGCGCGCGATCGCCGTCGGCCAGGTGGTCGAGGAGCTGCTGGGCTACGCGGACAAGCTCGCGCCGTACGTCGCCGACACCGTCCTGGTCCTCAACCAGGCGCTCGACGACGACAAGGTGGTCCTCTTCGAGGGCGGCCAGGGCACGCTGCTCGACATCGATCACGGCACGTACCCCTTCGTCACCTCGTCGAACCCGACCGCGGGCGGCGCCTGCACCGGCGCCGGCGTGGGCCCGACGAAGATCAGCCGGGTCATCGGCATCCTCAAGGCGTACACGACCCGTGTCGGCGCCGGCCCCTTCCCGACCGAGCTGTTCGACGAGGACGGCGAGGCCCTGCGCCGCATCGGCGGCGAGCGCGGCGTCACCACCGGCCGCGACCGCCGCTGCGGCTGGTTCGACGCGGTGATCGCCCGTTACGCGACCCGCGTCAACGGCCTCACCGACTTCTTCCTCACCAAGCTCGACGTCCTCACCGGCTGGGAGCAGATCCCGGTCTGCGTGGCGTACGAGATCGACGGCAAGCGCGTCGAGGAGCTGCCGTACTCGCAGTCCGACTTCCACCACGCGAAGCCGGTCTACGAGATGCTGCCGGGCTGGAGCGAGGACATCAGCAAGGCGAAGTCCTTCTCCGAGCTGCCGAAGAACGCCCAGGCGTACGTCAAGGCGCTGGAGGAGATGTCCGGCGCCCCGATCTCCGCGATCGGTGTCGGTCCGGGCCGGGACGAGACGATCGAGATCAACTCGTTCCTGTAG
- a CDS encoding cytochrome P450: MTAASDPASDPASGPASGSASGPASGSASGPASGPGPGPAFDPWDPAFVADPYPAFAELRARGRVLYYEPSDQWLVPHHADVSALLRDRRLGRTYRHRFTHEDFGRTAPPPEQEPFHTLNDHGMLDLEPPDHTRIRRLVSKAFTPRTVERLKPYVHGLADDLVSRLVADGGGDLLRDVAEPLPVAVIAEMLGIPESDRAPLRPWSAEICGMYELNPSEETAAKAVRASVGFSEYLRGLIAARRKEPGDDLISGLIAAHDEDDDRLTEQEMISTCVLLLNAGHEATVNATTNGWLALFRNPGQLAALRADHSLVPSAVEELMRYDTPLQLFERWVLDEIEIGGTTVPRGAEVAMLFGSANHDPAVFTAPDRLDLTRRDNPHISFSAGVHYCIGAPLARIELAASMTALLERAPALRLASEPERKPNFVMRGLAGLRVEV; the protein is encoded by the coding sequence ATGACGGCTGCATCCGATCCCGCATCCGATCCCGCGTCCGGCCCCGCGTCGGGCTCTGCGTCCGGCCCCGCGTCGGGCTCTGCGTCCGGCCCCGCATCGGGCCCCGGGCCCGGCCCCGCGTTCGACCCGTGGGACCCGGCGTTCGTCGCCGACCCGTACCCCGCCTTCGCCGAGCTGCGGGCCCGGGGGCGCGTGCTCTACTACGAGCCGAGCGACCAGTGGCTGGTCCCGCACCACGCGGACGTCTCGGCGCTGCTGCGCGACCGCCGCCTCGGCCGCACGTACCGGCACCGCTTCACGCACGAGGACTTCGGCCGCACCGCGCCCCCGCCGGAGCAGGAGCCCTTCCACACGCTCAACGACCACGGGATGCTCGACCTGGAGCCGCCGGACCACACCCGTATCCGGCGTCTGGTGTCGAAGGCGTTCACGCCGCGCACGGTGGAGAGGCTGAAGCCGTACGTGCACGGGCTGGCCGACGACCTGGTGTCCCGGCTGGTGGCGGACGGCGGCGGCGACCTGCTGCGGGACGTGGCCGAACCGCTCCCGGTCGCCGTGATCGCGGAGATGCTGGGTATCCCGGAGTCGGACCGGGCTCCGCTGCGCCCCTGGTCGGCGGAGATCTGCGGGATGTACGAGCTGAACCCGTCCGAGGAGACGGCGGCGAAGGCGGTCCGCGCGTCGGTCGGCTTCTCGGAGTACCTGCGCGGACTGATCGCGGCCCGCCGCAAGGAGCCGGGCGACGACCTGATCTCAGGGCTGATCGCGGCCCACGACGAGGACGACGACCGGCTCACCGAGCAGGAGATGATCTCGACCTGCGTCCTGCTCCTGAACGCCGGTCACGAGGCCACGGTGAACGCCACGACCAACGGCTGGCTGGCCCTCTTCCGCAACCCCGGCCAGCTCGCAGCCCTCCGCGCGGACCACTCCCTGGTCCCGTCCGCCGTGGAGGAGCTGATGCGCTACGACACCCCGCTCCAGCTCTTCGAACGCTGGGTGCTGGACGAGATCGAGATCGGCGGGACGACCGTTCCGCGCGGCGCGGAGGTGGCGATGCTGTTCGGCTCCGCCAACCACGACCCGGCGGTCTTCACCGCCCCGGACCGCCTCGACCTCACCCGGCGCGACAATCCCCACATCTCCTTCAGCGCCGGCGTCCACTACTGCATCGGCGCCCCACTGGCCCGCATCGAACTGGCGGCATCCATGACGGCCCTGCTGGAACGGGCCCCGGCGCTGCGCCTGGCGTCGGAACCGGAGCGGAAGCCGAACTTCGTGATGCGAGGGCTGGCGGGGCTACGAGTGGAGGTCTGA
- a CDS encoding GntR family transcriptional regulator: MPGPSGTGAVTRSTLRQQIADALRDEVLAGRLQPGQEFTVKEIAEQYGVSATPVREALVDLSAQGLLDADHHRGFRVHEYSVDDFRGMIEARSLVTDGMFLVLIDDRRGGPDPEDPRILAALAGVRRRGEEAQRAAAAGDLTILIGYDLRYWRELAVLFGNPYLSDFLHRLRVQSWVCTVQHLRRLSDLRGALWCGHTELVDALARRDAQGARSLVEAYNAHSLALIERLARQ; encoded by the coding sequence ATGCCCGGCCCCAGCGGCACCGGTGCCGTCACCCGCAGCACCCTGCGGCAGCAGATCGCCGACGCGCTCCGCGACGAGGTGCTGGCCGGGCGGCTCCAGCCGGGGCAGGAGTTCACGGTCAAGGAGATCGCCGAGCAGTACGGGGTGTCCGCGACGCCGGTGCGCGAGGCCCTGGTCGACCTCTCCGCACAGGGGCTCCTCGACGCCGACCACCACCGCGGCTTCCGCGTGCACGAGTACTCGGTCGACGACTTCCGCGGCATGATCGAGGCCCGCAGCCTCGTCACGGACGGGATGTTCCTCGTCCTCATCGACGACCGCCGGGGCGGTCCGGACCCCGAGGACCCGCGGATCCTCGCCGCCCTCGCGGGGGTCCGCCGGCGCGGTGAGGAGGCACAGCGCGCCGCCGCGGCCGGCGACCTGACCATCCTCATCGGCTACGACCTGCGGTACTGGCGCGAGCTGGCCGTCCTGTTCGGCAACCCCTACCTCTCCGACTTCCTGCACCGGCTGCGCGTGCAGAGCTGGGTGTGCACGGTGCAGCACCTGCGCCGGCTCAGCGATCTGCGCGGCGCGCTGTGGTGCGGGCACACCGAACTGGTCGACGCCCTCGCCCGCCGCGACGCCCAGGGCGCGCGCTCGCTCGTCGAGGCGTACAACGCCCACTCGCTCGCCCTCATCGAGCGGCTCGCCCGGCAGTGA
- a CDS encoding cupin domain-containing protein has product MSIALVRNPGEGTVYRYYDSVQEQVVSNTETRGVVTVARLSMRRSDAPPLHVHSREDESWVVLAGRVRFWVGSASLDACEVHDAEPGAYAFGPRSVPHTFQPLTTTADVLVINNPGAVEGYFRSVGDADARRDTDHADRLTQYGIALLDGPPHA; this is encoded by the coding sequence ATGAGCATCGCACTCGTGCGCAACCCCGGCGAAGGCACCGTCTACCGCTACTACGACAGCGTCCAGGAACAGGTCGTGTCGAACACCGAGACGCGGGGAGTGGTCACCGTCGCGCGGCTGAGCATGCGCCGGTCGGACGCGCCGCCCCTGCACGTCCACAGCCGGGAGGACGAGAGCTGGGTGGTCCTGGCCGGCCGCGTCCGGTTCTGGGTCGGATCGGCCTCACTCGACGCGTGCGAGGTCCATGACGCCGAGCCGGGCGCCTACGCCTTCGGCCCCCGGTCGGTTCCCCACACCTTCCAGCCGCTCACCACGACGGCGGACGTGCTGGTCATCAACAACCCGGGAGCCGTCGAGGGCTACTTCCGGTCGGTCGGCGACGCCGACGCGCGTCGCGACACGGACCACGCGGACAGGCTCACCCAGTACGGCATAGCCCTCCTGGACGGCCCGCCTCACGCGTGA
- a CDS encoding GbsR/MarR family transcriptional regulator, which yields MTEATTSGRDPEAVSKFVEGFAAQLVEAGMQRMPARVFAALLASDSGSLTSAELGEQLRVSPAAVSGAVRYLSQQHMVSREREPGSRRERYRVHSNQWYEALTNRETVLKRWEEALREGVTSLGADTPAGRRMAETLAFFEFVDGEIAAMMERWRVHRQKTFGG from the coding sequence ATGACGGAAGCAACGACATCAGGGCGCGACCCCGAGGCGGTGTCGAAATTCGTGGAGGGCTTCGCGGCCCAGCTCGTCGAGGCAGGGATGCAGCGGATGCCGGCCCGTGTCTTCGCCGCGCTGCTGGCCTCCGACTCCGGTTCGCTGACCTCCGCCGAACTCGGCGAGCAGCTCCGGGTCAGCCCGGCCGCCGTCTCCGGTGCCGTGCGCTACCTCTCGCAGCAGCACATGGTCTCCCGCGAGCGCGAACCCGGCTCGCGACGCGAGCGGTACCGGGTGCACAGCAATCAGTGGTACGAGGCGCTCACCAACCGCGAGACCGTCCTCAAGCGCTGGGAGGAGGCGCTGCGCGAGGGCGTCACCAGCCTCGGCGCCGACACCCCGGCGGGCCGCCGCATGGCCGAGACCCTCGCCTTCTTCGAGTTCGTCGACGGGGAGATCGCGGCCATGATGGAGCGCTGGCGCGTCCACCGGCAGAAGACCTTCGGCGGCTGA
- a CDS encoding sigma-70 family RNA polymerase sigma factor, producing the protein MARRFELERPRLRAVAYRILGSLGEADDALQDAWLRAHRADTSGVENPSGWLTTVVARVCLNMLRARDTRREQPLDDSADRGPAAAVATGSGGSADPAEEAQLADEVGVALLIVLDTLGPAERLAFVLHDMFDVPFDDIAAMLGKTPAATRQLASRARRRVRGVPVPDADLPRRRRAVDAYLAATRGGDFDALVSLLHPDVVLRADAAVVPTPEPVAVAGVERVARGAMVSMGRARSAGVVLVDGRVGMAMAENGRLRVVLRFTFADDGLIAGIDVIAEPERLNKLNITGIS; encoded by the coding sequence ATGGCACGGCGGTTCGAGCTGGAGCGGCCCCGGCTGCGGGCGGTCGCGTACCGCATCCTCGGCTCCCTGGGTGAGGCCGACGACGCCCTCCAGGACGCCTGGCTGCGCGCCCACCGCGCGGACACCTCCGGGGTGGAGAACCCCTCCGGCTGGCTCACCACGGTCGTGGCCCGGGTCTGCCTGAACATGCTCCGCGCCCGGGACACGCGTCGTGAGCAGCCGCTGGACGACTCCGCGGACCGGGGACCGGCCGCCGCCGTGGCCACCGGGTCCGGGGGGTCCGCCGATCCGGCCGAGGAGGCGCAACTCGCCGACGAGGTCGGCGTCGCGCTGCTGATCGTCCTGGACACCCTGGGCCCCGCCGAGCGGCTCGCCTTCGTCCTGCACGACATGTTCGACGTGCCCTTCGACGACATCGCCGCGATGCTCGGCAAGACCCCCGCGGCCACCCGCCAGTTGGCCAGCCGCGCCCGCCGCCGGGTCCGGGGCGTCCCCGTACCCGACGCGGACCTGCCCCGCAGGCGCCGCGCGGTCGACGCCTATCTGGCGGCCACCCGCGGCGGCGACTTCGACGCGCTGGTCTCCCTGCTCCACCCCGACGTCGTCCTGCGTGCCGACGCGGCGGTCGTTCCGACGCCCGAGCCCGTCGCCGTCGCCGGCGTGGAGCGGGTGGCCAGGGGAGCGATGGTTTCGATGGGCCGGGCCAGGTCCGCCGGTGTCGTCCTGGTCGACGGCCGGGTGGGCATGGCGATGGCCGAGAACGGCCGGCTGCGCGTGGTGCTCCGCTTCACCTTCGCGGACGACGGTCTCATTGCCGGCATCGATGTGATCGCGGAGCCGGAACGCCTGAACAAACTGAACATCACGGGCATAAGCTGA
- a CDS encoding DUF397 domain-containing protein — protein MNWRKSTYSSGGDGDTCVEIAELATHIAIRDSKAPARATLSVSAPSFTAFVEGVKRLPRPGV, from the coding sequence ATGAACTGGCGTAAGTCCACCTATTCCAGCGGCGGTGACGGCGACACCTGTGTCGAGATCGCGGAGTTGGCCACCCACATAGCCATCCGTGACTCCAAGGCCCCCGCTCGCGCCACCCTCTCCGTGTCCGCGCCCTCCTTCACCGCCTTCGTCGAGGGCGTCAAGAGGCTGCCCCGGCCCGGGGTCTGA
- a CDS encoding endo-1,4-beta-xylanase: protein MRTIRFATVALTTAALTLPLVAGTATADPSSGRHPAPHSHAKFDRLREAAPDGFYVGTAVAGGGHHLEQDYPDPFTSDRKYRKVLGRQFNSVSPENQMKWEFIHPERDRYDFAAADAIVEFAERHRQVVRGHTLLWHSQNPQWLEQGDFSDEELRAILREHITTVVGRYAGRIQQWDVANEIFDDQGKLRTQDNIWIRELGPGIIADAFRWAHEADPQAKLFFNDYGVESVNAKSDAYYALTQDLLRQGVPVDGFSVQAHLSTRYGFPGDLEANLKRFDALGLETAVTELDVRMDLPADGKPTAAQQKQQADYYQRTLSACLAVEDCNSFTIWGFTDKYSWVPVFFEGEGSATVMTDDYHRKPAFHALRHTLKAAAHKH, encoded by the coding sequence ATGAGAACCATTCGTTTCGCCACCGTTGCCCTCACCACCGCCGCCCTGACGCTGCCGCTCGTCGCGGGAACCGCCACGGCCGACCCGTCCTCCGGTCGGCACCCCGCGCCGCACTCCCACGCCAAGTTCGACCGGCTGCGCGAGGCCGCCCCCGACGGCTTCTACGTCGGCACCGCCGTGGCGGGCGGCGGCCACCACCTGGAGCAGGACTACCCGGACCCGTTCACCTCGGACAGGAAGTACCGGAAGGTCCTCGGGCGCCAGTTCAACTCGGTGTCCCCCGAGAACCAAATGAAGTGGGAGTTCATCCACCCGGAGCGCGACCGGTACGACTTCGCGGCGGCAGACGCCATCGTCGAGTTCGCCGAGCGCCACCGCCAGGTCGTACGCGGTCACACGCTGCTGTGGCACAGCCAGAACCCGCAGTGGCTGGAGCAGGGCGACTTCTCCGACGAGGAGCTGCGTGCGATCCTGCGTGAGCACATCACCACCGTCGTCGGCCGGTACGCCGGCCGGATCCAGCAGTGGGACGTCGCGAACGAGATCTTCGACGACCAGGGCAAGCTCCGCACGCAGGACAACATCTGGATCCGCGAACTCGGCCCCGGCATCATCGCGGACGCCTTCCGCTGGGCGCACGAGGCCGACCCGCAGGCGAAGCTCTTCTTCAACGACTACGGCGTCGAGAGCGTCAACGCCAAGAGCGACGCCTACTACGCCCTCACCCAGGACCTGCTCCGGCAGGGCGTGCCGGTGGACGGCTTCTCCGTCCAGGCGCACCTGAGCACGCGGTACGGCTTCCCGGGCGACCTGGAGGCGAACCTGAAGCGCTTCGACGCGCTGGGCCTGGAAACCGCCGTCACCGAGCTGGACGTACGGATGGACCTGCCGGCCGACGGCAAGCCCACCGCCGCGCAGCAGAAGCAGCAGGCCGACTACTACCAGCGGACCCTGTCGGCCTGCCTGGCCGTCGAGGACTGCAACTCGTTCACGATCTGGGGCTTCACCGACAAGTACTCATGGGTGCCGGTGTTCTTCGAGGGCGAGGGCTCCGCAACGGTCATGACCGACGACTACCACCGCAAGCCCGCCTTCCACGCCCTGCGGCACACCCTGAAGGCGGCGGCCCACAAGCACTGA